Proteins co-encoded in one Minwuia thermotolerans genomic window:
- the araD gene encoding L-arabinonate dehydratase translates to MGDEKKKYRSAEWFGAGSKDGFNHRSWMKNQGRPHDQFDGRPVIGICNSWSELTPCNAHLRDVAERVKRGVYEAGGFPLEFPVMSLGETLMRPTTMLFRNLMSMDVEESIRAYPLDGIVLLSGCDKTQPAMLMGAASCDLPTLVITSGPMLNGKFQGRDIGSGTDVWRFSEDMRAGKMTLEDFMEAENCMSRSNGHCMTMGTASTMASLTESLGMTLPGASAIPAVDANRYRVSHLAGRRIVEMVHEDLRMSKVMTRKAFENAIRVNAAIGGSTNAIIHLIAMAGRLGVDLSIDDFDRLARGVPLLVNLRPNGEYLMEDYYYAGGLPVVIDSLAGAGLLHADTVTVNGSSIIENSKGARNYNEEVIRPFDKPLNKDVGLAVLRGNLCPDGAVIKPSAATPELLKHRGRAVVFESIEELRREVENDDLEIDESCVMVLKGAGPKGYPGMPEVGNFPLPAKILRKGVTDMVRISDARMSGTAYGAVVLHVSPESAAGGPLALVRTGDMIELDVENRRLHLDVSDAELEKRRAAWTAPPPPLERGWVRLYHDHVTQAHEGCDLDFLAGGSGAPVPRESH, encoded by the coding sequence ATGGGCGACGAGAAGAAGAAGTACCGCAGCGCGGAGTGGTTCGGCGCCGGTTCCAAGGACGGCTTCAACCACCGCTCCTGGATGAAGAACCAGGGCCGACCGCACGACCAGTTCGACGGCCGGCCCGTGATCGGCATCTGCAATTCATGGTCGGAACTGACGCCCTGCAACGCGCATCTGCGCGATGTGGCGGAGCGGGTGAAGCGCGGCGTCTACGAGGCCGGCGGCTTTCCGCTGGAGTTTCCGGTCATGTCGCTGGGCGAGACCCTTATGCGGCCGACGACCATGCTGTTCCGCAACCTGATGTCGATGGACGTGGAGGAATCGATCCGCGCCTATCCGCTGGACGGCATCGTGCTGCTGTCGGGCTGCGACAAGACCCAGCCGGCCATGCTGATGGGCGCGGCGTCGTGCGACCTGCCGACGCTGGTGATCACGTCCGGGCCGATGCTGAACGGCAAGTTCCAGGGCCGGGACATCGGGTCCGGCACCGACGTCTGGCGCTTCTCCGAGGACATGCGCGCCGGCAAGATGACGCTCGAGGACTTCATGGAGGCGGAGAACTGCATGTCCCGCTCCAACGGGCACTGCATGACCATGGGCACCGCCTCCACCATGGCCTCGCTGACCGAGTCCCTCGGCATGACCCTGCCCGGCGCCTCGGCCATTCCGGCCGTCGACGCCAACCGCTACCGGGTCTCCCACCTCGCCGGGCGGCGTATCGTCGAGATGGTCCACGAGGACCTGCGGATGTCGAAGGTGATGACGCGCAAGGCGTTCGAGAACGCGATCCGCGTCAACGCCGCCATCGGCGGCTCTACCAACGCCATCATCCACCTGATCGCCATGGCGGGCCGCCTTGGCGTCGATCTCTCCATCGACGATTTCGACAGGCTGGCGCGCGGGGTACCGCTGCTGGTCAACCTGCGCCCCAACGGCGAGTACCTGATGGAGGACTACTACTACGCCGGCGGCCTGCCCGTGGTGATCGACAGCCTGGCCGGGGCCGGCCTGCTGCACGCGGACACGGTGACGGTCAACGGGAGTTCCATCATCGAGAACTCGAAGGGCGCCCGAAACTACAACGAGGAGGTCATCCGGCCCTTCGACAAGCCGCTGAACAAGGATGTTGGCCTCGCCGTGCTGCGCGGCAATCTCTGCCCCGACGGTGCTGTCATCAAGCCGTCGGCGGCGACGCCGGAACTGCTGAAGCACCGGGGCCGCGCCGTGGTCTTCGAGTCCATCGAGGAACTGCGCCGGGAAGTCGAGAACGACGATCTCGAGATCGACGAAAGCTGCGTCATGGTCCTCAAGGGCGCGGGGCCGAAGGGCTATCCCGGCATGCCGGAAGTCGGCAATTTCCCCCTGCCCGCCAAGATCCTGCGCAAGGGCGTCACCGACATGGTCCGCATCTCCGACGCCCGCATGTCGGGCACGGCCTATGGCGCGGTGGTGCTGCATGTCAGCCCGGAATCGGCGGCCGGCGGGCCGCTGGCGCTGGTCCGCACCGGCGACATGATCGAGCTGGACGTCGAGAACCGCCGCCTGCACCTGGACGTCTCCGACGCGGAACTGGAGAAGCGCAGGGCCGCCTGGACGGCGCCGCCCCCGCCGCTGGAACGCGGCTGGGTCAGGCTCTACCACGACCATGTGACCCAGGCGCACGAGGGCTGCGACCTCGACTTCCTGGCCGGCGGATCGGGCGCGCCCGTCCCGCGCGAGAGCCACTGA
- a CDS encoding LLM class F420-dependent oxidoreductase has product MNGERCAMEVGLILGTGDAQYSIDLEMIKAAEAMGFHSVWTSEAWGADAISSAAWILGNTTKIKVGTGICQMQARTPSLMATTSITLQELSGGRFILGLGPSGPQVIEGWHGRPYGKPLELTQEYVSIVRKVIAREEPLTHEGEHYQIPYKGPGATGLGKPLKTILRPRHGLKIYSASVSPGGIRNAAEVCDGVIPVYMDPSNYDAIGTYINQGFEKAGGGKSLETFDVCPFVTVVQNDDIEQARKPVKENMGFYIGGMGAKKKNYYKEYASRLGYADQAEAIQDAFLGGRRAEAFSMVPDELVDKVALVGPQGHIREQLSVWKEAGRKRQVSAMLCRVSSREAMETLAKELL; this is encoded by the coding sequence ATGAACGGGGAGCGATGCGCGATGGAAGTCGGCCTGATCCTGGGCACCGGTGACGCCCAATACTCGATCGATCTGGAAATGATCAAGGCGGCGGAGGCCATGGGCTTCCACTCGGTCTGGACATCGGAGGCCTGGGGCGCGGACGCCATTTCCTCGGCGGCCTGGATCCTGGGCAATACGACGAAGATCAAGGTCGGCACCGGCATCTGCCAGATGCAGGCCCGAACGCCGTCGCTCATGGCGACCACCTCGATCACCCTGCAGGAGCTTTCCGGCGGCCGTTTCATCCTGGGTCTTGGCCCGTCCGGCCCGCAGGTCATCGAAGGCTGGCACGGCCGCCCCTATGGCAAGCCGCTGGAGCTGACGCAGGAATACGTCTCCATCGTCCGCAAGGTCATCGCTCGCGAGGAGCCGTTGACCCATGAGGGCGAGCACTACCAGATCCCCTATAAGGGTCCCGGCGCGACCGGTCTCGGCAAGCCGCTGAAGACCATCCTGCGGCCCCGTCACGGGCTGAAGATCTATTCGGCTTCCGTCTCGCCGGGCGGCATCCGCAACGCGGCGGAAGTCTGCGACGGCGTCATCCCGGTCTACATGGACCCGTCCAACTACGACGCCATCGGAACCTACATCAATCAGGGTTTCGAGAAGGCCGGCGGCGGCAAGAGCCTGGAGACCTTCGATGTCTGCCCCTTCGTCACCGTGGTGCAGAACGATGATATCGAACAGGCGCGCAAGCCGGTGAAGGAGAACATGGGCTTCTACATCGGCGGCATGGGCGCCAAGAAGAAGAACTACTACAAGGAATACGCCAGCCGGCTGGGCTACGCCGATCAGGCCGAGGCGATCCAGGACGCCTTCCTGGGCGGCCGCCGGGCCGAGGCCTTCTCCATGGTGCCCGACGAACTGGTCGACAAGGTCGCGCTGGTCGGCCCGCAGGGCCATATCCGCGAGCAGCTCTCGGTCTGGAAGGAAGCCGGCCGCAAGCGTCAGGTCTCGGCCATGCTCTGCCGCGTCTCCTCCAGGGAGGCGATGGAGACCCTGGCCAAGGAACTGCTGTAG
- a CDS encoding DUF1330 domain-containing protein translates to MTAHVSVQIRIKDRAKLKEYASQAPATVAAHGGRFIVRGNVTEVLSGNADLDVVAMIEFPDAETARRWYNSAEYQALIPIREQGADMVFALVEMP, encoded by the coding sequence ATGACCGCCCATGTCAGCGTCCAGATCAGGATCAAGGACCGCGCGAAGCTGAAGGAATATGCCAGCCAGGCGCCCGCCACCGTGGCCGCCCATGGCGGGCGGTTCATCGTCCGGGGCAACGTGACCGAGGTGCTCTCGGGCAACGCCGACCTGGACGTCGTCGCCATGATCGAGTTCCCCGACGCCGAGACCGCCCGGCGCTGGTACAACAGCGCCGAGTACCAGGCGCTGATCCCGATCCGGGAACAGGGCGCCGACATGGTGTT